Genomic window (Melioribacteraceae bacterium):
ATAAACCTCGAAAAAGTTCACCTAATCTTGGAATAACACAGCTAACACCGTAGCCAATTATCACCGAGCCAAATAAATTAACTTCGGATAAATCCTTTTTAACCGATTTAAGCATTATTCTCCAGCGCAGCGATCGAAGATAGTGGGAAATCAAAAAAATAATTACATATAAAAATATGTAATAAAGTGATGAATGGGCAATAATCGAAAGTGCTCCAAAAAAATCTATCCCCTTAAATGCGAAATACAAAAAAGCAAAAGTTATTAAGAATGTTATGAATACCCCAAAACTTTTGGAAAGGTATCCCTTATTTTTACTACCGGAGATCAATAACTTTTACTCCTTTTGGTGTAGTAAAACTGAATGAATTATCGCTTACCTGCTGATTAACTTTAATATTCGTGAATTCAAACAAATATTTCATATCAGCGATATCAACAATTTCCAATTTAGAAATTAAATTCTCCACATTCTTATAAATACGCAAAGATTTGAAATCAAGGAATTCATCTTTCGGGAGCATTTCAAGAATTTCTTCACCGGATTTTAATGATGGATCACTAATTGACTTTAGGTTGCACAACGCGGGATAATCATACAAATATCTTTCGAGTGAAAAAGAGGTCGGATCGTCTGTCAACGAACTAATTACTACTCGTTTAAACTTTTTATCATGATTCCATATATTAATTCCATCTGAAATAATTGTGTGATTTCCTAATTCTACCAAGAATTTATTTTTTTTCTTATAAGTAATAGTGCCATTTGTTTTGCTCATCACAGTTCCATCAGCAGAATAACTATACTGAACAAGTCCAGAGCTAAAATCTGATACTGATTTGTATTTATTCTGAATTTTCTTCAGTAACGCATTCCCCTGAGCAAACATCAGGATTGGGAGTAAAAAAAGAATTGGTGTTAATAATTTAATTTTCATAATGACCTCAATATAGTTTCTAATTGTTGTTCACTTTCAACAATCACTTCCCTCGCTTTGCTCCCTTCAGAAGGTCCTACAATTCCCGCTTGTTCAAGTTGATCAACAATTCTTGCCGCGCGGGAGTACCCAAGTTTGAGTCGCCTTTGTAGCAAAGATACAGAACCCTGCTGATGTTTTACAATAACCCGAGCGGCATCTTCGAACATCGGATCCAGATCATTTAAGAAATCGCCTCCAGAAGCATTTTTCTTTTCATAAAGAGATGGTAGAAAATATCTTTTAGAGAAACCCTTCTGTACATAAATAAAATTGGTAATCTTTTCTACCTCTTCAGTAGATATAAATGCATTCTGAATTCTTATCGGCTTAGGCATCCCACCCGGAAGAAAGAGCATATCGCCCTGCCCTAATAATTGCTCAGCGCCATTCATATCAAGAATAGTTCTTGAGTCAATTTTTGTTGCAACTTGATACGCCATTCGCGCACTAAAATTAGCCTTTATAACTCCGGTTATAACATTAACAGAAGGACGCTGAGTTGCAAGGATTAAATGAATACCCACCGCACGAGCTAACTGCGCCAGTCTTGCAATCGGTTCCTCAACTTCTTTACCTGAAGTTATCATTAAATCGGCTAATTCATCAATAATTACAACTATATATGGCATTTTATGATGTTTCATTTCATCGTTGTCTTTCGGACGCGATTTCGGATTCATCACTTTTTTATTGTAATCAACAATATTTCTAACGCCTACTTTAGCCAGTTTATCATATCTTTTTTCCATTTCATATTCAACTGCTTTTAGAGCAAGTAAAGCATTAGATGGATTTGTAATTATTTCTTCATCAAGATCAGGAGATACTGCCAAAAAATGTTTATTTAATTTTCGGTAAAAAGATAGTTCAATTTTTTTAGGGTCGATAATAACGAATTTAATATCACTTGGATGCTTCGCAAAAATTAAACTGTTAAGAACCATATTAATTCCAACACTTTTACCAGAACCGGTTGAGCCGGCGATTAACATATGA
Coding sequences:
- a CDS encoding outer membrane lipoprotein carrier protein LolA translates to MKIKLLTPILFLLPILMFAQGNALLKKIQNKYKSVSDFSSGLVQYSYSADGTVMSKTNGTITYKKKNKFLVELGNHTIISDGINIWNHDKKFKRVVISSLTDDPTSFSLERYLYDYPALCNLKSISDPSLKSGEEILEMLPKDEFLDFKSLRIYKNVENLISKLEIVDIADMKYLFEFTNIKVNQQVSDNSFSFTTPKGVKVIDLR